A genome region from Blautia coccoides includes the following:
- a CDS encoding helix-turn-helix domain-containing protein — protein MNIGENLAKLRRDKQISVYKLSQLSDVSINYIRRVEKGESIPSIEILTALLSPLGMHLSEFFNEESNILYPSPHEAELIRLYRQLNEEQARALLDLAKLLAEK, from the coding sequence ATGAACATCGGTGAAAACCTTGCGAAACTCCGTAGAGATAAACAGATAAGTGTCTATAAACTCTCTCAATTAAGTGACGTTTCCATCAACTATATCAGAAGAGTGGAGAAGGGTGAGAGCATTCCCAGCATAGAGATCCTTACCGCGCTGTTGTCCCCCCTTGGAATGCATCTCTCAGAATTTTTCAACGAGGAATCCAATATACTTTATCCGTCACCTCATGAGGCAGAGCTGATCCGTCTCTACCGCCAGTTAAATGAGGAACAGGCCCGGGCACTTCTTGATCTGGCGAAACTTCTCGCAGAAAAATGA
- a CDS encoding GGDEF domain-containing protein, producing the protein MVYTVIFEVDIKNNQILFFHTGSLSVNLKAGILYDYEKFLEQFILDNVYEEEKIDLYEKFNIEALRSASLNKRENITCDFRLRPEGNREYRWFTMSLMLPHGAGGAVGAILDIHDKKIYELEMQHQASHDAMTNLLNRQAFERAVFSYIMQGGRVGAYCLMDVDNFKLVNDTRGHAYGDIALMKIAKILTELAPEGTITARYGGDEFCMFLPGIDREEQLEPVLKNILEHVKKEEFGGLQLSLSVGVAFYPRHCPEEKHSIGKYADVALYKAKESGKDSYCFYSEEMGEF; encoded by the coding sequence TTGGTCTATACCGTAATTTTTGAGGTGGATATTAAGAACAACCAGATATTATTTTTTCACACAGGTTCTCTGTCGGTCAATCTAAAGGCGGGAATCCTGTACGATTATGAGAAATTCCTGGAACAGTTTATCTTAGACAATGTCTATGAAGAAGAGAAGATAGACCTCTATGAGAAGTTTAATATAGAGGCGCTGAGAAGCGCATCCCTGAATAAGAGAGAGAATATTACATGTGATTTCCGGCTCCGGCCGGAGGGTAACCGGGAATACCGCTGGTTTACCATGAGCCTGATGCTTCCTCACGGAGCAGGCGGGGCTGTGGGAGCGATTCTGGATATCCATGATAAGAAAATTTATGAGCTGGAGATGCAGCATCAGGCGTCCCATGATGCCATGACAAACCTGCTGAACCGCCAGGCATTTGAGCGGGCAGTATTTTCCTATATCATGCAGGGCGGAAGGGTCGGAGCATACTGCCTGATGGATGTGGATAATTTTAAACTGGTCAATGATACAAGAGGACATGCCTATGGGGATATTGCGCTGATGAAAATCGCGAAGATACTGACAGAGCTTGCCCCTGAGGGAACCATCACCGCTAGGTATGGAGGCGATGAATTCTGTATGTTTTTGCCCGGGATCGACAGGGAAGAGCAGTTGGAGCCTGTCTTAAAGAATATTCTGGAGCATGTAAAAAAAGAAGAGTTCGGAGGACTGCAGTTGTCCTTGTCTGTGGGGGTTGCCTTCTATCCGAGGCACTGTCCGGAAGAAAAACATTCCATAGGAAAATATGCGGATGTAGCGCTTTACAAGGCAAAAGAGTCCGGCAAGGACAGTTATTGCTTTTACAGCGAAGAGATGGGAGAATTTTAA
- a CDS encoding S-ribosylhomocysteine lyase → MEKIASFTIDHIKLQPGIYVSRKDHVGNEVITTFDIRMTSPNEEPVMNTAEVHTIEHLAATFLRNHKEFGSRIIYFGPMGCRTGFYLLLAGDYESSDIVELLKDMFVFIRDFKDEVPGASPKDCGNYLDMNLGMANYLAKKYLDEVLNHIGPDRLIYPN, encoded by the coding sequence ATGGAGAAAATCGCAAGCTTTACCATTGACCATATAAAACTGCAGCCGGGCATCTACGTATCCCGGAAAGATCATGTGGGGAACGAAGTGATCACCACTTTTGATATCCGAATGACTTCCCCCAATGAAGAGCCTGTTATGAACACAGCGGAGGTTCACACCATTGAGCATCTGGCAGCCACTTTCCTGCGGAATCACAAAGAATTCGGCAGCAGGATCATCTACTTTGGCCCCATGGGATGCCGCACAGGTTTTTATCTGCTGCTGGCAGGGGATTATGAATCTTCCGATATCGTGGAACTTTTAAAAGATATGTTTGTATTTATCCGTGATTTTAAAGATGAGGTGCCGGGTGCTTCTCCAAAAGACTGCGGCAATTATCTGGATATGAATCTGGGTATGGCAAACTATCTGGCAAAAAAATATCTGGACGAGGTGCTGAACCATATCGGCCCGGACCGTCTTATATATCCCAACTAA